The genomic segment CGCCGGACCAGACCGCGCGCTCGATGTCCGTCGTGGTCTCCGCGCTGGGCGCGCGCCCGCGCGTGGTGACGGGGCTGGAGCGCGTGGTCCCCGGCAGCCGCCTGCTCGACGTGGCGGACGCGGTGGGCGCGCAGGCGTTCAAGCAGTGCCACCCGCTCGAGAACATCATCGTCGACGCCGACTGGCGCCGCGCGATGGTCCCCGTCTACGTGCGCCGCGCCATCGAGGAGCTGGCCGCGTCCGCCGCCGCCCCGGCGCGGTGACGCTGCCGCACGCTGCACGATCTTGCGCGGAGTGCCGTGCGGCGGTGCGGGAACTCGCCGCGCCGGGGAGGGTCCGACATCGCCGGCGATGCTCTGCGCCGTGGCCGAAACCCCGCGGACGCGTGGCGACATCGCGCTTTCGCGAGGGCGCGCGCACGGGGCTAATCCCCAGGTGGCACTTGTCCTGCGGTGTACTCCGTGACCGCTGAGCCGGGTTCAATGCAAGGGCTCGATTGCTCTAAGTCCTTGCACCATGCGCACTTTGCCGCTAAATTGAGCATCCCCGGCTCCGTCAGCTGGTCGGTAACCTGTTTCCCCCCAAGGGTATGACTGCATTCGGGATCGAGCATCCGCTCATCATCCAGGGCGGTATGGGCGTGGGTGTGTCCAACTGGGTGCTGGCCAAGGCGGTCTCCCTGCGAGGGCAGCTGGGCGTCGTTTCCGGCACGTGCATCGACACGGTGCTGGTGCGCCGCCTCCAGGACGGCGACGACGGCGGGCACGTCCGCCGCGCCATGGCGCACTTCCCCCTCCCCGAGGTGGTGGAGGACGTGCTGCGGAAGTACTTCCGTCCCGAGGGCAGGGCCGAGGGCGAGCCGTACAAGGCCATCCCGATGTACAAGCAGGTGGTCAGCAAGGTACGCGAGCAGCTGACCATGCTGGCGTCGTTCGTGGAGGTGTGGCTGGCCAAGGAGGGGCACGACGGCGTGGTGGGCGTGAACCTCCTCACCAAGGTGCAGATGCCGAACCTGGCCACGCTCTACGGGGCGATGCTGGCCCGGGTCGACTACGTGCTGATGGGCGCGGGGATCCCCAAGGAGATTCCCGGCGCGCTGGACCTGATGGCCGCGCACGAGCCCGCCGCCATCCGCTTCGACGTGGAGAGCGGGGTGAAGGACGACAGCGAGATGCTGACCTTCGACCCGCGCGAGCACTTCGCCGAGCCGCCGGCGGGCGGCGTCAAGCGTCCGTACTTCCTCCCCATCATCGCCTCGAACTCGCTGGCGACGATGCTGGTGCGCAAGGCGACGGGGCGCGTCGACGGGTTCGTGATCGAGGCGCCCACCGCGGGCGGGCACAACGCTCCGCCGCGCGTGTCCGGCGTCTACAACGAGCGCGGCGAGCCGCTGTACGGCGAGCGCGACGAGGTGGACCTGGAGAAGATGAAGGAGCACGGGCTCCCCTTCTGGCTGGCGGGGAGCGCGGGGACTCCGGAGAAGCTGGCCGAGGCGCTGGACGCGGGCGCCGCCGGCGTGCAGGTGGGAACGCTGTTCGCCTACAGCGACGAGAGCGGGATCGCGCCCGAGCTCAAGCGCGACGTGATCCGCCAGGCGCAGGACGACGCCATCGACGTGCTGACCGACGGCCGCGCGTCGCCCACCGGCTTCCCCTTCAAGGTGGTGCAGCTGGGCGGCACGGTGTCGCAGCTGCCGGTCTACGAGGCGCGCGAGCGCGTGTGCGACCTGGGCTACCTGCGCCAGCCGTTCAAGCGCGCCGACGGCCGCATCGACTACCGCTGCGCCGCCGAGCCGGTAGAGACGTACGTGAAGAAGGGCGGCCAGCGCGACGACACCGTCGGCCGCAAGTGCCTGTGCAATGCGCTCTTCGCCACCATCGGCATGGGCCAGGTGCGCGACGAGGGCGTCGAGGAGAAGCCGCTGATCACCAGCGGCGACGAGCTGAAGAACATCCGCCGCTTCATCGGCAGCGACCGCGCCGGCTACAGCGCCGGCGAGGTGATCGACTGGCTGCTCTCCGGCCTCGAGCGCCTCTGCCACCCGCGCGCCTCCGAGGCGAAGCACGCCCGCGCCGCCGCGCCGGTCGTCGGCTGACGATCGCATCACCAGACACGAGAACGGGCCTCGCGCATATCGCGGGGCCCGTTCCCGTTTCAGGCATCCTATTTTTCTCACGCAGAGTCAGCAGGGTTAGCAGAAAAAGCAGATGACGACTCCGCTGACACTGCTGACTCTGCGTGAGAAATCAGGAGAGTCTGCCCCGCCGCGATGTCGGGGGAACTCCTCTGGCCCTTCCTCGCGGCGCTGGTGTATCATCGTCGCTCCGGAGCCGGAATCCATCTCCAGAAACGCGAATCTCCAACGGATGCAAGCGCAGTCGCTCGGCCTGTTCGTCGCCTTCAGCGCGGGGCTGCTCAGCTTCCTCTCGCCCTGCGTGCTGCCGCTGGTGCCGAGCTACGCCACGTTCATCACCGGGATGAGCCTGGACGAGCTCGAGGCGCAGGAGACCGCGCGCACCCGCCGCACCGTGTTCGTGCACGGGCTGCTGTTCGTGCTCGGCTTCACCCTCGTCTTCCTCGCCCTCGGCGCGTCGGCCACCTTCATCGGCGCGCTGCTGAAGTTCGCCAGCCGCTGGGTGCAGGCCGTGGGCGGCGTGCTGCTGATCCTCTTCGGCCTCTACCTCGTCGGCCTGCTGCGCCTCCCCGGCGCCGGGCGCGAGTGGCGGATGCATCTCTCCGAGAAGCCGGTCGGCTACCTGGGCACGCTGCTGGTGGGCGTCACCTTCGGAGCGGGGTGGACGCCGTGCATCGGGCCGGTGCTGGGCGGCATCCTGACCATGGCCGCCGCGCGCGGGACGATGGGGGAGGGGATGGGGCTGCTGGCGGTGTACTCGGCCGGGCTGGCGATCCCCTTCCTCCTCTCCACGGTGCTGATCGAGCGCTTCCTCACCGGCTTCCGACGCTTCCGCCGCGTGCTGCCGTGGGTGAACCGCGTCAGCGGGGCGATGCTGCTGGTGCTGGGCGTGCTGATGGTCACCGGCTCGTTCACCACCCTCTCCGCGCTGATGGTGAAGTGGACCCCGGACTGGCTCTCCGCGCGGCTCTGAGGCGCCACGCTCTGGAACATCGGGGGATGACGAGCGGTTGAATCGACGGGATCGTCATCCCCTTCGTGCGGGCCCACCTTCACCCGCCGCCGTCCGATGCGCACCGCCGCACCCCGTCTCTCCCCGATTCTCCTGCTCCTGCCGCTCTCCGCCTGCATGACGTGGCGCGGTCAGCCGATCCCCGCCGGGCCGGGCCAGCACGACTACATCGTCGGCACGGCGCGGGTGATCCGCACGGACGGGATGGAGTTCCTGCTCGACAACGTGAGCGTGCGCCCCGACAGCGTGGTCGGCGCCCAGCACGTGCCGCCGGCGCGGCGCATCGCCATCCCCACGGCCGAGGTCGCGCGCATCGACGCCCGCCGCGAGGACCCGTTCGGCACCGCGCTGGCGGTGGCGCTCGGGACGGCCGCCGCACTCGGCGCGTTCGGCATGGCGCTGTTCCTCATCTACGGAACGGGAGGCTGAGACATCGCCGTCCCGGGCGGACCCACCTCCACCGCTGCTCGCCATGCGCACCGCCGCACGCGCGCTCGCCACGATCGCACTCCTTCTGCCGCTCGGCGCCTGCACGACGTGGGGCAGCCGGCCGATCCCCACGCCGGGACAGGACCACGCCGTCGCCGACAGGGTGCGGGTGACGCGCACGGATGGGTCAGTGGTCCTGCTCGACAGCGCCACGATCCGCGCCGACAGCGTCACCGGCGCCGCGCACCTGTTCCCGCAGCAGCGCGTCGCCATCTCCACCGCCGAGATCCAGGAGCTCGAGACGCGGCAGGAGGCCGCCGCCCTCACCGCGCTGACCGTCGTCCTCGGGCTGGTGGGCGTGCTCGTCGCGGCACTCTTCACGGAAGGAACCGGAAGCTGAAACCTGTGCGGGCGGGGGTGACGTAGTCCGTCTGGTAAACTGGTGTTTCCGCGCGGGTGAGAATATTTTTCCCGCGCCGGATCTCCGGCGGACAGTTTCGCCCCACCCGATACATCGAGGGTTTTCGCAGATGAAGATCGACCGTCTCGCGCGGCTTCTGCCCGTGCTGTTCCTCGTCGTTATGCTTCCCGGATGCGTGACGTACTGGCCGAAGACGCCGCCGGAGCCGGGCGCCACCGCCTCGTTCCCCGGCATCGTCCGCGTGACGCGCGCCGATGCGACCTCGACGCTGCTGGTCGACGCCCGCGTGCAGGGCGACAGCCTGCGCGGCACGGTGCAGGGCGACCCGACGCAAGAGGTCGCCATCGCGCTCGCGGACGTGAAGCAGGTGGCGGTGCGGGAGCATAACGGCAAGGCCACGGTGGCGCTCATGCTGGTCAGTGCGCTCCTCGCGTACGGCGCGTGGGTCGCGATCCTCTACGTCTCCACCACCACCTGATGCGGCACGCGATGAATGCGCGGCGGGCGATTCCCCGCATCGCCGGGCTGGCGCTGCTCGCGCTGCAGGCGGCGTGCGTCACCTGGATGGAGCGCCCCGCGCCGCGGCCGCGCGCGGCGGCGTCGCTCCCCGCGCGCGTGCGGGTGACGCGGATGGACCGCACCTCGATGGTCCTCATCGACCCGTTCGTGCGCGGCGACAGCCTCCACGGCACGCGCGTGGACCCGCCGGTCCAGGACGTGGCCGTCGCGCTCGACGACGTGCTCCGCGTCGAGGCGCGGCGCGTGAACGTGGCCGCCACCGCCGGTGCCGTCGCGCTCGCCTGGCTGGCCGCCTACGGGATCCGCCTCGTCTGCCCCTTCTGCAATGGGGGGGCCTGACCCGGCGCGACCGTCCCGCACTCAGCACTTCCTCACACCCCCTCGCACCGCGCCGGACCTTCGGTGTAAGACGTTCGCGCGCTTGATTCTGCTTGCGCGTGCGGGTGCAGCGGGCCAGATTCGGCACGCCCGGCGCCCCGCACACCTTCACACCCTTCCGGACGCGATGGCGAAACAGATCCGCATCCTGCTGGTGGACGACCACGCCGTGCTGCGCGCCGGGCTGCGCGCGCTGCTCGAGGCCGAGCCCGGCTTCCTGGTGGTCGGCGAGGCGGGAACGGGCGAGGAGGGGGTGATGAAGGCGAAGCAACTCCTCCCCGACGTGGTGGTGATGGACCTGTCGATGCCGGGCGCGGGCGGGCTGGAGGCGGTGCGCGAGATCTCCGCGCTGGGAAAGGAGATCCGCACCCTCGTCCTCACCATGCACGGCGAGGAGGAGCACCTCCTCCCGGTGCTGGAGGCGGGCGGCAGCGGCTACGTGAACAAGCGCAGCGCCGACGAGGAGCTGATCGAGGCCATCAAGACGGTGGCCGGCGGCGACGTCTTCCTCTACCCCAGCGGCGCCAAGCTCCTGCTGCGCGGCCTCAAGCAGAAGGCCGAGCCGGGCGAGGACGACCCGCTGGAGAAGCTGACCGACCGCGAGCGCGAGGTGCTGGCGTTCACCGTGGAGGGGTTCAGCAGCAGCGAGATCGGGAAGAAGCTGTTCATCAGCCCCAAGACGGTGGACACCTACCGCGCCCGCATCATGGAGAAGCTGAACCTGCACCACCGCAGCGAGCTGGTGCGGTTCGCGCTGAAGACGGGGCTGCTGAAGCCGGACTGAGAACCGCAGGGAACAGGGGACAGGGAACAGGGGACAGCCGGCGGTTTTCGTGCTCGCTGTCCCCTGTCCCCTGTCCGCTGTACCCCGTCCCCTTGAACTCTGGAGATCGAGGATGCCGCAACGCAGGGTGGTCGTAACCGGCGTGGGGATGGTCACGCCGCTGGGGAACAACGCGGACGACACCTGGCGCAACGTGCTGGCCGGGAAGTCGGGGACGGGGCCGCTCACCAAGTTCGAGCTCGAGGGGCTGCCGCCGGAGGTGCGCGTGGCCGCCGAGGTGAAGGACTTCGATCCCGAGCCGGTGATCGAGCGGCGCGAGCAGAAGCGGATGGACACCTTCATCCAGTACGCGCTGGTCGCCACCGACGAGGCGATGCGCTCGGCCGGGATGGGCGGGATCGGGCCGGTCCCCGATCCCGAGAACACGGGCACCATCATCGGCAGCGGGATGGGGGGGATCGACAACATCATGCAGACGCGCACCCTGATGGACGCCAAGGGGCCGGGGCGCGTCTCCCCTTTCTTCATCCCCGCCAGCATCATCAACCTGGCCCCCGGGCAGGTGGCGATGCGCACGGGGGCAACGGGGCCCAGCTACTCGCCCGTGTCCGCCTGCGCCAGCAGCAACCACGCGATCGGCGAGGCCTTTCACGCCATCCAGCGCGGCGACGCGGACATGATGATCGCCGGCGGCACCGAGGCGTGCGTCACCGCCATCTCGTTCGCCGGGTTCGCGGCGGCGCGGGCGCTGGCGAGCGACTGGGAGACGCCGGAGACCGCGAGCAAGCCGTTCGACCGGCGCCGCAGCGGCTTCGTGCACGCCGAGGGCGGGGCGATCCTGATCCTGGAGGAGCTGGAGTCGGCGAAGCGCCGCGGCGCGCCGATCCTGGCGGAGATCCTGGGCTTCGGGATGAGCGCCGACGCCTTCCACGTGACCGCGCCGCCCGAGAACGGCGAGGGCGCCGCGCGGGCCATGCGGCGCGCGCTGAAGAGCGCCGGCATCGCCCCCGAGCAGGTGGACTACATCAACGCGCACGGCACGGCCACGCCGGTAGGCGACGTCGCCGAGACGCGGGCGATTCGCACCGTGTTCGGCCCGCACGCGGAGAAGCTGGCCGTCTCGTCCACCAAGTCGATGCTGGGCCACGCGCTGGGCGGGAGCGCGGCCATCGAGGCGGGCGTCAGCATCTTCGCGCTGCGCGACGGGGTGATGCCGCCCACCATTAACCTCACCGAGCCCGACCCCGACTGCGACCTGGACTACGTCTCCGAGGGCGCGCGGAAGAAGGAGCTGGACGTGGTCATCTCCAACTCTTTCGGCTTCGGCGGCGCCAACACCACGCTGGTGCTCAAGCGCTACGAGGAGTAGTTGCATGGGGAGCCGGTCTCTAGACGGGATTACGTTAACCGAGGTTGCGGTATGTCAAGTGAACTATTCGAACTGCTCGAGAATGCCGGGTTGATCAAGTCGGACGGGAGCGTTTCATCTGGTGCTGTCGATGCGCTCTCTGCGACGGATCTCGTTGACATTGGGTTGCAAAGCGCGGAACTGACCGCACCTGATCAAGGAGAGGACTATCGCACGTCCTTCTCCCACTCGGCATCGCTCTCCTTAGCTGGAGGATCTTACCCCTGCAATGCGCTGAGATGTCGCTTAGAGCGCGCTGCGGAATTGGCTCAATTTGCGGCGTTTTACAGTGATAAAGTGTACATTCATAATCATTTAAGTGATCTTGCAGCGCACCGCGAGACAACGTCTGAAACGGATGTCGCAAAGACTCGTCAGCAGCTCAAAGACGACCTTGAGATCTATCTGCTACTTAAGCCACTCATCGAGGCCGGGCGAATCGTTCCAGTTACGGCCCCCCAAAATTGGTGTCCACATTGCCTAAAGAATCACTTAGCCGATGAAGGTGGCTTCGGCGAAGAAACTGAACTGGCCCTTGCCCGCGCAACGCGCAACTTGCGGGAGCGGTTTCTTGTTGACGCTTCGGTTGAACTTCAATTACGTGGTGGGGAATTTTGGGCCGTGCATCGTGGTCCCGAGGACCTGCTAGAGCACGGGTATCGGGCGGTGCGTTACCAGAGTCCACCAAAACAACTCCGGGATATTCCCGAAGTGATGCCAAGTCTGCTGCGGAACCGGTCTATCCATCTTTCTTCTCGCCAGCGCGAGAAGTTCGAGATGCATATTCGTGAAGCTTCATCAATTCTCGACAATGTCGTGTTCGAACTCACAATGACTCAAGCCTTCGGAGCGTCACTGCTGACGGAGCGGAAGATCCATGTAGACATTCTGCGATCAATGTCCAGCGACTCGAGGCAAGAGCGGCGGAATGCGGCTCTTCAGAAGCATCTCACAACGGTAGTGCCATTTCTCTCAGGTGTCGTACCGGCCGACCTCCTTCATCTCAGGGAAACCGAGGGCGATGCGTTTATCGTCTTTCGGAATTCGATTAACAAGATGATTGATGAGGCTTTGTCACAACCAGGCGAGATAACAGAACGCGATGCACGACAGATCTACGGAGACTTGATAGAACCCGAACTGGCGCGATTGGACATAAAGATGAAACTAGCCCAAAAGACTCTTGCGAAGACTGCGCGACAAAGGATCGCCGCGTGGGTTGGAGCAATCGGAGTTGGCGTGTACACGGGTTTTGTTCCTAGTACCATGATCGCTGCTGCAAAGGCGCTCGGGCTTACCAAAGTTGTAGCAGATTTAGGAGAATTACTTCTCGGAATGCGAGCAAATCAGAACGCAATTCGAAGTGATGACCTTTACTTCCTGTGGCGGGTCCGCAAACTCTCGTCGCGCTGACGGTGAGTTTATGTTCCTCGCCAGACAGGAACTGACTGAGCCGACCCGGTACCACGTCTCCGAGGGCACGCGGAAGAAGGAGCTGGACGTGGTCATCTCCAACTCCTTCGGCTTCGGCGGGGCGAACACCACGCTGGTGCTCAAGCGGTACGAGGACTGACCGTCACTGGGTCCTGGGACGGACGCGAGCCCCTTCGCCACTCGCGGCGAGGGGGCTCGCCGCGTTAAGGGAATCTTCATCGCCATGCGCACGGAGATTTCGCGTCGTGGAACGATCGATGCGACGGCGGATAACGCGCGCTTCGGCGCGCTCCTGATCGTCTGCAGCCGGACTCCCACACGGTCCGCTCCGGATTGGCCGGACGGCCCGGCCAACGCGTCGCGAATCGGCTCGCGGCGCGCACTCCAACGTGGGAGGTTCCCCATGGACAAGCTGAAGCTGCCGGTCGACACGCTGAAGGTGGAGACGTTCGACGCCGGCGAGGTGCTCGATGAGCGGGGCACCGTCGAGGCGCGCGCGTCCGGACCGGGCGGCGGATGCTGCACGCATCTTCAGACCGGGTGCAATCCCGACATCACCACGGTGTTCACCGGCAACTGCCACAACTGCTGAGCTGGGACGAAGGAGCACCAGGGCCGGCCGCCGCGGGATGGGCCGGGCGGCCGGCTTCCCGGGGAACATGGATTTCCACCGGTCCGATGCGGGCGGGCGGGAATCGTCTGCCCGCGCGCCGCGAGGGGTTCGCGGCGCACACGCCAGCCGAGGGGGCACTCATGGACAAGAAGCTGAAGGTGCAGGTGGACTCGCTGAATGTGGACAGCTTCGAGGTGGGCGACACCCGGAAGAAGGAGGGCACGGTGCACGCCCACATGACGCCGGCGGGCGGCGTGTGCTGCACGGTGGACGGCACCGGGTGCCACACCGTCGTGGCCACGCACCCGTGCACCTGTTGATCGCAGCGTCACCGGCGCGGCTCCGCGAGTGAAACGCCCGCGCCATGGCGAAGCCGCGGAGGTTGGGTTCGGCCCGCCTCCGCGGCTTCGAACTGCGATCGATGGCCACCGGCCAAGCGGCGGGTTGACCCGCCCGGCCGGACCCGGTACCTTGGAACATGAAATTTCATGAACGCGTGGAGATCCCATGATCAGCCTGAAGGACATCCACTCACTCTCCGACTTCCAGCGTAATGCGCGGGCGTACTTGGAGCATTTGAAGGAAACCGGCCGTCCGCAGGTTCTGACGATACACGGGCAGGCCGAGCTCGTGGTGCAGCACGCGGACGCGTACCAGAAGCTTCTCGACCTGGCGGCCAATGCCGCGGCCATTGTTGGCATCCAGCGGGGCTTGCAGGGGATGTACGACGGGACCGGCGAAGATGCCGAGGATGCGTTCGCCTCGCTGGAACGTGAGCTCGGGATCGCGGAGCACGCGTAGTGTTCCGGGTCCGGATCGAGGCCGAGGCCAGGAACAATCTCCGGAAGCACTATCAGAACCTTCGGTCGCGCAATCCCGGTTCGGAGTACCCCGACCAGTGGTACTACGGGATCCGGGCCGCCATTCGGGATCTCGCGGCTTCGGCCGACCAGTGCGGGCTGGCTTACGAAGACCGCTTCTTCGCCGAAACCATCCGCCAGCGACTCTTCGATTCGTACAAGATCCTCTTCGCGATCCGGGAAGATACCGTCCACGTGCTCCATGTCCGGCACCAGGCGCAGGACCCCGAGGATCTGATGCCTGAGGCTGGGGGCTGAGGAGCCGCAAGCATCACGGCAGCCGCAGGGAATTCTTCCCGCGGCTGCCGTTGTTTCGTCGCTGGCCCTTCCCTCAAGCGGCGAGGCGCCGCACCACTTCGCGCGCACCCTTCCGGTACACGGTCAGGCACACCAGCTCGTCGTCCTGATCGCGCACCTCCCACCAGCGGCTGTGCTTCTGCTTGAGGCTTCGTGTCAGCGGCTTGGCTGAATCAGCAACCTCGCATCGGGGAAAT from the Longimicrobium sp. genome contains:
- a CDS encoding type II toxin-antitoxin system Phd/YefM family antitoxin, translated to MISLKDIHSLSDFQRNARAYLEHLKETGRPQVLTIHGQAELVVQHADAYQKLLDLAANAAAIVGIQRGLQGMYDGTGEDAEDAFASLERELGIAEHA
- a CDS encoding cytochrome c biogenesis protein CcdA, whose product is MQAQSLGLFVAFSAGLLSFLSPCVLPLVPSYATFITGMSLDELEAQETARTRRTVFVHGLLFVLGFTLVFLALGASATFIGALLKFASRWVQAVGGVLLILFGLYLVGLLRLPGAGREWRMHLSEKPVGYLGTLLVGVTFGAGWTPCIGPVLGGILTMAAARGTMGEGMGLLAVYSAGLAIPFLLSTVLIERFLTGFRRFRRVLPWVNRVSGAMLLVLGVLMVTGSFTTLSALMVKWTPDWLSARL
- a CDS encoding type II toxin-antitoxin system RelE/ParE family toxin produces the protein MFRVRIEAEARNNLRKHYQNLRSRNPGSEYPDQWYYGIRAAIRDLAASADQCGLAYEDRFFAETIRQRLFDSYKILFAIREDTVHVLHVRHQAQDPEDLMPEAGG
- a CDS encoding nitronate monooxygenase, producing the protein MTAFGIEHPLIIQGGMGVGVSNWVLAKAVSLRGQLGVVSGTCIDTVLVRRLQDGDDGGHVRRAMAHFPLPEVVEDVLRKYFRPEGRAEGEPYKAIPMYKQVVSKVREQLTMLASFVEVWLAKEGHDGVVGVNLLTKVQMPNLATLYGAMLARVDYVLMGAGIPKEIPGALDLMAAHEPAAIRFDVESGVKDDSEMLTFDPREHFAEPPAGGVKRPYFLPIIASNSLATMLVRKATGRVDGFVIEAPTAGGHNAPPRVSGVYNERGEPLYGERDEVDLEKMKEHGLPFWLAGSAGTPEKLAEALDAGAAGVQVGTLFAYSDESGIAPELKRDVIRQAQDDAIDVLTDGRASPTGFPFKVVQLGGTVSQLPVYEARERVCDLGYLRQPFKRADGRIDYRCAAEPVETYVKKGGQRDDTVGRKCLCNALFATIGMGQVRDEGVEEKPLITSGDELKNIRRFIGSDRAGYSAGEVIDWLLSGLERLCHPRASEAKHARAAAPVVG
- a CDS encoding response regulator transcription factor; protein product: MAKQIRILLVDDHAVLRAGLRALLEAEPGFLVVGEAGTGEEGVMKAKQLLPDVVVMDLSMPGAGGLEAVREISALGKEIRTLVLTMHGEEEHLLPVLEAGGSGYVNKRSADEELIEAIKTVAGGDVFLYPSGAKLLLRGLKQKAEPGEDDPLEKLTDREREVLAFTVEGFSSSEIGKKLFISPKTVDTYRARIMEKLNLHHRSELVRFALKTGLLKPD
- the fabF gene encoding beta-ketoacyl-ACP synthase II, with the protein product MPQRRVVVTGVGMVTPLGNNADDTWRNVLAGKSGTGPLTKFELEGLPPEVRVAAEVKDFDPEPVIERREQKRMDTFIQYALVATDEAMRSAGMGGIGPVPDPENTGTIIGSGMGGIDNIMQTRTLMDAKGPGRVSPFFIPASIINLAPGQVAMRTGATGPSYSPVSACASSNHAIGEAFHAIQRGDADMMIAGGTEACVTAISFAGFAAARALASDWETPETASKPFDRRRSGFVHAEGGAILILEELESAKRRGAPILAEILGFGMSADAFHVTAPPENGEGAARAMRRALKSAGIAPEQVDYINAHGTATPVGDVAETRAIRTVFGPHAEKLAVSSTKSMLGHALGGSAAIEAGVSIFALRDGVMPPTINLTEPDPDCDLDYVSEGARKKELDVVISNSFGFGGANTTLVLKRYEE